Proteins from one Emys orbicularis isolate rEmyOrb1 chromosome 2, rEmyOrb1.hap1, whole genome shotgun sequence genomic window:
- the NOL7 gene encoding U3 small nucleolar RNA-associated protein NOL7: MAMTRRRRAMLEKEVAAPEPLADAAVSSEDEEEDEAPEEVTFERARAAAETERRRAGETARRDKELLKEKRRRREELFKEQKKRKLLPENVLEELTSGPQINNNNLSDTTKQGENQDESGNKNEGCNRGQDHEGGKQVVRLKGSYMAVRLKDHDLTSQHQKMAKDFVQSHLYGPGTNRTTANQFFSFANKKSPVKKAAVQFVNKSWGTEKKQKAKQFKKRWMSMKMVSSV; this comes from the exons ATGGCGATGACGCGGAGGCGGCGCGCGATGCTGGAGAAAGAGGTTGCTGCCCCGGAGCCGCTCGCGGACGCCGCCGTCTCCTCCgaggatgaagaggaggatgAGGCGCCCGAGGAGGTGACCTTCGAGCGGGCGAGAGCCGCGGCGGAGACCGAGCGGAGACGCGCCGGGGAGACAGCGCGGAG GGACAAGGAGCTGCTGAAGGAGAAGCGGCGGCGGCGAGAGGAGTTGTTCAAAGAGCAGAAG aaaagaaaattacTTCCTGAAAATGTTCTAGAGGAGTTAACTTCAGGACCACAGATTAA CAACAATAACCTGTCTGACACAACCAAACAAG GTGAAAATCAAGATGAGTCTGGAAATAAGAATGAAGGATGTAACAGGGGACAGGACCATGAAGGAGGAAAACAGGTTGTTAG ATTGAAAGGAAGCTATATGGCCGTGCGCTTGAAAGACCACGATCTAACCAGCCAGCACCAAAAAATGGCCAAAGACTTTGTACAGAGTCATCTATATGGACCAGGCACCAACCGAACAACTG CAAACCAGTTCTTTTCTTTTGCAAACAAGAAGAGTCCAGTTAAAAAAGCTGCAGTTCAGTTTGTGAACAAATCTTGGG ggacagagaaaaaacagaaagctaaGCAGTTTAAAAAACGCTGGATGTCTATGAAGATGGTGTCTTCTGTATGA